From one Triticum aestivum cultivar Chinese Spring chromosome 4B, IWGSC CS RefSeq v2.1, whole genome shotgun sequence genomic stretch:
- the LOC123094154 gene encoding UDP-glycosyltransferase 73C1-like, translating to MSTMAPVETEKSITLPPPHFVLVPLMGQGHTTPMADLACLIAGRGVRVSLVTTPVNAARLRGLADRARGAMLPLEIVELPFPQADDGLPRGSNDNSDNVLQLFLSLYRLAGPLEAYVRSLPWRPSCIISDSCNPWTVGVARSVGIPRLTFTGPSCFYSLCDFNVAKHGLLHNGVVVPGMPVRVELSKDTWAAAFLTCMPAWGKFVEEVREGIRMADGAVVNTFLGLEEQFVACYEAALGKPVWALGPFFLNSRDEEARGVDQSAVIAWLDMMDQSTVVYVCFGSLAQMLPKQLYEVGHGLEDSGKPFLWVVKESEMVLPEAQEWLQALEARTAGQGLIVHGWAPQIAILSHRAVGGFMTHCGWNSLLESVAHGVPVITWPHFGDQFLNEWLAVDVLGVGVPVMPFGNDKAMVRGHIARAVSELMGGGAVAEERRRKCKEYKERAHGAIAKGGSSHENLTLLLHSFMWSGSKEE from the coding sequence ATGTCAACAATGGCGCCCGTGGAGACGGAGAAATCCATTACTCTTCCACCACCACACTTTGTTCTCGTCCCGCTCATGGGGCAGGGCCACACCACCCCCATGGCCGACCTTGCATGCCTCATTGCAGGACGCGGCGTGCGAGTGAGCCTCGTCACCACGCCCGTCAACGCCGCGCGCCTGCGGGGACTAGCCGACAGGGCGCGGGGCGCCATGTTGCCGCTGGAAATTGTCGAGCTCCCATTCCCGCAGGCCGACGACGGGCTGCCCCGGGGCAGCAACGACAATAGCGACAATGTCCTCCAATTGTTCCTGTCCCTCTATAGGCTCGCCGGGCCACTCGAGGCCTACGTGCGCTCGCTTCCCTGGCGCCCCAGCTGCATCATCTCCGACTCCTGCAACCCGTGGACGGTCGGCGTCGCCAGGAGCGTCGGGATCCCTCGGCTCACCTTCACCGGCCCTTCCTGCTTCTACTCGCTCTGCGACTTCAACGTCGCCAAGCACGGGCTTCTTCACAACGGCGTCGTCGTGCCAGGCATGCCGGTGCGAGTGGAGTTGAGCAAGGACACATGGGCCGCCGCCTTCCTAACTTGCATGCCTGCCTGGGGGAAGTTCGTGGAGGAGGTGAGGGAGGGCATCCGCATGGCCGACGGCGCCGTGGTGAACACGTTCCTGGGCCTCGAGGAACAGTTCGTCGCATGCTACGAGGCAGCGCTGGGCAAGCCGGTGTGGGCGCTCGGGCCCTTCTTCCTCAATAGCCGGGACGAGGAGGCACGCGGCGTAGACCAGAGCGCGGTCATCGCTTGGCTGGACATGATGGACCAAAGCACGGTCGTCTATGTCTGTTTCGGTAGCCTCGCGCAGATGCTTCCCAAGCAGCTCTATGAGGTCGGACACGGCCTTGAGGACTCTGGGAAGCCGTTCCTTTGGGTGGTGAAGGAGTCCGAGATGGTGTTGCCGGAAGCGCAAGAGTGGCTCCAAGCCCTCGAGGCACGTACGGCAGGGCAGGGGCTCATAGTGCATGGATGGGCGCCTCAAATCGCCATTCTATCGCACCGCGCCGTAGGTGGCTTCATGacgcactgcgggtggaactcCCTGCTGGAGTCCGTCGCGCATGGCGTGCCTGTCATAACGTGGCCTCACTTCGGCGACCAGTTCCTCAACGAGTGGCTTGCTGTGGACGTACTTGGGGTGGGCGTGCCCGTGATGCCATTCGGTAACGACAAGGCCATGGTGCGGGGGCACATTGCGCGAGCAGTGTCGGAGCTGATGGGCGGCGGGGCAGTggcagaggagaggaggagaaagtGCAAGGAGTACAAGGAGAGAGCTCACGGAGCCATAGCGAAAGGAGGCTCATCGCATGAAAACCTGACGCTGCTATTACACAGCTTCATGTGGAGTGGCAGCAAGGAAGAGTAG
- the LOC123094153 gene encoding UDP-glycosyltransferase 73C3-like: MAPATVTETSIILPPHFVLVPLIGHGHTIPMSDLACLLAGRGARVSLVTTPVNAARLGGLADRARHAMLSLEIVELPFLLADDGLPTGSTASVDSFLRLFLGLYRLAGPLEAYVRALPRRPSCIISDACNPWTAGVARSVGVPRLFFHVPSVFYSLCDLNVATCGQGNHGASYVVPGMPVRVEMAKETWSSSFYTTPEWEQFTKEAREAMRTADGAVMNTFLGLEQQFITSYEAALGKPVWALGPFCLGNRREKEAVNQSPVTAWLDKMDENTVIYVNFGSLVRMPPKQLYEVGQGLEDSGKPFLWVVKESETALPEAQEWLQALEARTAGQGLILRGWAPQLAIMSHRAVGGFMTHCGWNSLLESIAHGVPVVTWPHFSDQFLNERLVVEVLGVGVSLMPFGKDTAVVRGHIAQAVSELMGDGAVAEERRRKCKDYGERAHTAVAKGGSSHENLTRLLQNFMPSGSKEL, translated from the coding sequence ATGGCGCCCGCGACGGTGACGGAGACATCCATAATCCTTCCACCACACTTTGTTCTCGTCCCGCTTATTGGGCACGGCCACACCATCCCCATGTCGGACCTTGCCTGCCTCCTCGCGGGACGCGGTGCGAGAGTGAGCCTCGTCACCACGCCCGTCAACGCGGCGCGCCTGGGGGGACTAGCCGACAGGGCGCGGCACGCCATGCTGTCCCTGGAGATAGTCGAGCTCCCATTCCTGCTGGCCGATGATGGACTGCCCACTGGCAGCACCGCCAGCGTTGACAGCTTCCTCCGGTTGTTCCTCGGCCTTTACAGGCTCGCCGGGCCGCTCGAGGCCTATGTGCGTGCGCTGCCGCGGCGCCCAAGCTGCATCATCTCCGACGCCTGCAATCCGTGGACGGCCGGCGTCGCAAGGAGCGTTGGGGTCCCGCGGCTCTTCTTCCACGTGCCTTCCGTCTTCTACTCGCTCTGCGACCTGAACGTCGCAACGTGTGGCCAAGGCAACCATGGCGCATCGTATGTCGTGCCGGGCATGCCGGTGCGCGTAGAGATGGCGAAGGAGACATGGTCGTCGTCCTTCTATACCACGCCTGAGTGGGAGCAGTTCACAAAGGAGGCGCGGGAGGCCATGCGCACGGCCGACGGTGCCGTGATGAACACCTTCCTAGGCCTCGAGCAACAGTTCATCACGTCCTATGAGGCGGCACTGGGCAAGCCGGTGTGGGCGCTCGGGCCCTTCTGCCTCGGTAACCGGCGGGAGAAGGAGGCCGTCAACCAGAGCCCGGTCACCGCCTGGCTCGACAAGATGGACGAGAACACGGTCATTTATGTCAATTTCGGCAGCCTCGTGCGGATGCCTCCCAAACAGCTGTACGAGGTCGGACAAGGCCTCGAGGACTCTGGGAAGCCATTCCTTTGGGTGGTGAAGGAGTCCGAGACGGCGTTGCCAGAAGCGCAAGAGTGGCTCCAAGCCCTGGAGGCACGAACGGCAGGGCAGGGGCTCATATTGCGTGGCTGGGCGCCTCAACTCGCCATCATGTCGCACCGTGCTGTAGGCGGCTTCATGACCCACTGTGGGTGGAACTCCCTACTAGAGTCCATTGCGCACGGCGTGCCTGTCGTGACGTGGCCTCACTTCAGCGACCAGTTCCTCAACGAGAGGCTGGTCGTGGAAGTACTTGGGGTCGGCGTGTCCTTAATGCCGTTCGGTAAGGATACGGCCGTGGTGCGGGGGCACATTGCGCAAGCGGTGTCGGAGCTGATGGGCGATGGGGCGGTggcagaggagaggaggagaaagtGCAAGGATTATGGGGAGAGAGCTCATACAGCCGTAGCGAAAGGAGGATCGTCCCATGAAAACCTAACGCGGCTATTACAGAATTTCATGCCGAGTGGCAGCAAGGAACTGTAG
- the LOC123094155 gene encoding cytochrome P450 72A14-like → MATSGIESFPWEQQWLVYVYAVAGAVLAWCAMRALKWAWWRPRRLERELRAQGLRGRAYHSVSGDAPFMERLHKEARSRTMPLGSHDVVPRAMPLFHQTIKEHGKLSITWFGPVPRVTITEPELVREVLSNKLGHLEKLNLGRLQRMLHHGVGSHEGEKWVKHRKIITPAFHLEKLKRMLPAFATCCTELVQRWEVLAAGDAPCEVDVWPDMKNLTGDVISRAAFGSSYHEGRKVFQLQGEQIELIVQAMDKMHIPGYLFLPTKGNRRMNQIVAEIERVLKGIIAKREKALKAGEATSGDDLLGLLLESNMAHCTPGDAGITTEDLIGECKLFYFAGMETTSLLLTWTMIVLCMHPDWQDRAREEVMHVFAHGTTPDYNGLTCLKIVTMVLYEVLRLYTPLTSVHRKTCKPMDLGGVRYPAGMLFMVPFLCLHHDKNVWGADADEFRPERFANGISKAGVSGDVPPFFPFGWGQRTCVGQNFAMLEAKMGIAMILQRFSFELSPSYTHAPFPIGLLHPEHGAQLMLTRLP, encoded by the exons ATGGCAACGAGCGGGATAGAATCTTTTCCATGGGAGCAGCAGTGGCTGGTGTATGTGTACGCGGTGGCTGGCGCGGTTCTGGCATGGTGCGCCATGAGGGCGTTGAAGTGGGCGTGGTGGAGGCCCCGGCGTCTGGAGCGGGAGCTGCGGGCGCAGGGCCTCCGGGGCAGGGCGTACCACTCCGTCTCCGGTGACGCGCCGTTTATGGAGCGTCTCCACAAGGAAGCCAGGTCCCGGACCATGCCCCTCGGCAGCCATGACGTTGTGCCGCGGGCGATGCCGCTGTTTCACCAGACCATCAAGGAGCACG GTAAATTGTCGATCACTTGGTTTGGACCGGTGCCTAGAGTGACCATCACCGAGCCAGAACTGGTGCGAGAAGTGTTGTCCAACAAGTTGGGTCACCTTGAGAAGCTCAACCTGGGCCGACTTCAAAGGATGCTGCACCACGGTGTGGGTAGCCACGAGGGCGAAAAATGGGTTAAGCACCGGAAGATCATCACCCCTGCATTCCATCTTGAGAAGCTCAAG CGCATGTTGCCGGCTTTCGCCACATGTTGCACGGAGCTGGTGCAGAGATGGGAGGTTCTAGCCGCCGGTGATGCGCCATGCGAGGTAGATGTCTGGCCTGATATGAAGAATCTGACAGGGGATGTCATCTCACGGGCCGCATTCGGCAGCAGTTACCATGAAGGCAGGAAGGTGTTCCAGCTTCAGGGTGAGCAGATCGAGCTCATTGTGCAGGCCATGGACAAGATGCATATCCCTGGTTACCT GTTCTTGCCAACCAAAGGCAACCGAAGGATGAATCAGATTGTTGCGGAGATCGAGAGGGTCCTAAAAGGCATCATCGCGAAAAGAGAGAAGGCCTTGAAAGCTGGCGAAGCTACGAGTGGTGACGATCTTCTCGGGCTGCTACTGGAGTCCAACATGGCACACTGCACGCCGGGAGATGCCGGCATCACGACGGAAGACCTGATCGGAGAATGCAAGTTGTTCTACTTCGCCGGCATGGAGACCACGTCCTTGCTGCTCACGTGGACCATGATCGTGCTCTGCATGCACCCGGACTGGCAGGACCGTGCCAGGGAGGAGGTCATGCATGTCTTCGCCCACGGCACGACGCCAGATTACAACGGCTTAACATGCCTAAAAATCGTAACCATGGTGTTGTACGAGGTGCTGCGGCTGTACACGCCGCTGACGTCGGTCCATCGCAAGACATGTAAGCCCATGGACCTTGGCGGTGTCAGGTACCCGGCGGGCATGTTGTTCATGGTGCCATTCCTGTGCCTCCACCACGACAAGAATGTTTGGGGCGCGGACGCTGACGAGTTCAGGCCAGAGAGGTTCGCCAATGGGATCTCCAAGGCAGGGGTGTCGGGCGACGTGCCGCCCTTTTTTCCATTTGGCTGGGGCCAGCGGACCTGCGTCGGCCAGAACTTCGCGATGCTCGAGGCCAAGATGGGGATCGCCATGATTCTGCAGCGCTTCTCCTTCGAGCTCTCGCCGTCCTACACACATGCGCCATTCCCCATCGGTCTACTACACCCAGAGCACGGTGCGCAACTCATGCTCACAAGGCTTCCGTGA